A single Mustelus asterias chromosome 4, sMusAst1.hap1.1, whole genome shotgun sequence DNA region contains:
- the cfap263 gene encoding cilia- and flagella-associated protein 263, which produces MAESIDMESNLSVDIHLNERINELTNAQLQKLLDEMSTSNEVLQIESDMLDKYFERVVPKELALQAQSQAQELAQLAQGRSRHRSRSRTVTVERLLTLTAEQKCNIAYRELEETKEVLAKMKHDSDHTIRILQATLEEAEFALAEIKKAVNEFERDIGSFTQSKKGSTIVTETLFKYFEDKIHAKEMLIDKLQLKNHAWKMLKAKLHQQLRLKEEAGEVLREVDFHQLKIENSQYLKQIEQYNQDLLQLKVMTGKTQLVLNSYKRQLHRMSSETKQLISEIKSRQDLLKKIELETTEVQEDKAKEEELNRKFRDDISNYRVPDVLEYVRETWNRFDLEKKVKTWERKVDIAELAHKTYSKTWENIKMYNDQDQDLNKTSTE; this is translated from the exons ATGGCGGAATCAATAGACATGGAAAGTAATTTGAGTGTAGATATCCACTTGAACGAACGGATTAATGAACTGACCAATGCACAGCTCCAGAAATTATTGGATGAGATGAG TACTTCCAATGAAGTCTTGCAGATAGAGTCCGATATGCTTGATAAGTACTTTGAACGTGTGGTACCAAAAGAATTGGCCCTACAAGCCCAAAGTCAAGCACAAGAGCTTGCCCAGTTGGCACAG GGGCGATCAAGGCATCGATCCAGGTCTCGCACTGTGACAGTAGAGCGGCTTTTGACTTTAACAGCAGAGCAGAAGTGCAATATTGCTTATAGAGAACTAGAGGAAACAAAAGAGGTATTAGCAAAGATGAAGCATGATTCAGACCACACAATTCGGATTTTACAG GCTACTCTTGAGGAGGCTGAATTTGCACTGGCTGAAATAAAAAAAGCAGTCAATGAGTTTGAACGTGATATTGGGAGCTTCACACAAAGTAAGAAGGGAAGCACAATTGTAACAGAGACTCTCTTCAAATATTTTGAGGACAAAATTCATGCAAAA GAAATGCTGATCGATAAGCTGCAACTGAAGAATCATGCATGGAAGATGCTCAAGGCTAAACTGCACCAACAGCTCCGACTG AAAGAGGAGGCGGGGGAGGTGTTGCGGGAGGTCGACTTTCATCAACTGAAGATTGAAAATAGCCAATACTTGAAGCAAATTGAACAGTACAATCAGGACCTCCTGCAGCTCAAAGTAATGACAGGGAAAACTCAGTTGGTTCTCAACTCCTACAAA AGACAGTTGCACAGAATGTCATCAGAGACGAAGCAACTTATCAGCGAAATAAAATCTAGACAGGATCTGCTTAAGAAGATAGAACTTGAGACTACAGAAGTGCAAGAA GACAAAGCCAAAGAAGAGGAGCTAAACAGGAAGTTTCGTGATGACATTTCCAATTACAGAGTGCCGGACGTCCTTGAATATGTGCGTGAGACGTGGAATCGCTTTGACTTAGAGAAGAAAGTGAAAACCTGGGAACGTAAGGTGGATATTGCAGAG